ACCAACTTTCTTTGTTTTTGCCCCATCGACATCCTTTAAATCTTGCTTGGTCAACCATGAGAAAGCCAGAACAGAGCACGGGAGCAATTCCCTCCTTCGGGGACTCGGTCACATGATCATCCCTACCTATGCGTGTCCTGATAACCTCGATTCGTGCCTAATTAAACTCGGTACTATTCCATTTAGTTCTCTGGTCCATCCATCTTCTCCGGGCCGATTGGCAGCAATGATTGAGGCGAGATGGTACGGAAGGTTTCTGTGTTTCCTGTGGCTGTCTGGCAGACGAAGAAAGATCATGCGAGATCTAGCGGAATCCATACTTGCAGAATCGTGTTGATGTTCCAATCTTTTTAAGCGGAGGAAAGATCGTGTAAGGGATCCAACGGAATCCATACTTGCGGAAGAGAGTAAAAATAAGAAGCTCCTCCGGATCGTGTCGATTTTAGACAAATGCCACCACCACATACTCGACGGGAAATAGTTTCCGCTATACGCTTTCCATGATCCGTAAAGCCTGCCTCCTTAGTTAAGATCCGAGGAGTTGCGAAGCGAGAGACGGTGTAGAGGGCTTTCACAGCCGGAGAGCGATGCCGAGGAGAAAGTAGCCATTGCAGATTTTTTATGTTCTCATTCCACATAATTTGTCATACTGCCAATCTGCATCCCACTATCGAGCACTAACAAGAGGACAGAATTACAAAtagccagaagaagaagaagaagaagaagaagaagaagaagaaggaaaagatgCAAAGCCAACTCCACTCCGACCACAACCTGCAAGTTATTACGTTACACACTCGAGCCACGGCTACATGGAAACTGAAGACAGAGAGGTAGTTTTATCTATTACAAACGGAGCAGGGGGAGGTTTAAGCTTCTATTACACTCTGAGCAAGTAGACACTCAGCTCAGGGCCTCCATTGTTGTCTGGGTTCATCATGTAGAAGGCCTCGGAGTCTTTGGACCCCACCACCCTCTCGAATTTTGCTCGCATGTACATGACGTCCTTATCGGTGTTGCCGGCGTCGCCGCCGTCGCCCGGGATCACCCCGGCCCCCATCGACACAGGCTCGACGGCCCTCAGGACCTTCCAGTCGCCGGGGCCGCACTCGCGCTGCACCGCGTACCCGCACTTCTTGCCGTTGATGTACGCCCGCCAGAGCGGCTCCTCCACTagcctcgtcgtcgtcgtcgccgccgtcttctcgccgccaccgccgccgctgctgctgctgggcTTGCGCTCGCACTCGAGTGCGATCCTGACCAGGCCCGACGCCATCTCGCGCACGAGCGCGCTGGTGGCCGTGGCCAGCTCGACGAGCACCACCGGGCACGACTTGCTGTCCGCCTGGAAGGCGAGGTGGACGTGGCCGCGCCGGTGCCCGTAGAGGGTGCCCGTGACGCGGGCGCCGAGGCCCGTCGGTCGGTTCCGGCGGAGGGAAGTCGCGGCCGCCAGAACCGACCGAAGCCTGGACACCGCCGTCTCTGCGGCCGAAGAAGTTTTCTTCTTGGGCCCAGTAGCGACGGCGGCCGTCTCTTCTTGGTAAGGGTAGGATGAGGAGGTAAAGGAAGAGAGAGTGGCTTTCTCTTCATCCTGGTCATCCCACTCCTTCCTCTCCGCTGCTCCTTCCTTGGGGGACTTCTTTATCCTCCACTGGAAGTGTTTTCtggcggaggaggaagaggaagaggaggagtcaCGGGAAGTGCTTCTTCCCATGTTGATGGTCCTCATCAGGGACTCTACTGGAAAAGCAAGCAGGAGGATGGAGTGATTGGTGAAATATTGgtgaggggaagaagaagaagaagaagaagaagaagaagaagggcagaGGGGGGATCCTTTATGGTGTGTTGTCACTTCTCTCTTCTCCCTCGACACACCACTCGGCAGCGATGGTGGGCTCATTTATGTCCATGTCCATGTCCATGTCCATGTCCATGCATCGGTGATGGCAGAAGCGAGGGCAGTGTGTCATGCAAATGCACGCCGTCCTCCGAGGCTGGGGATCGTCACCAGAATCCTTACAAAAGTAAGGCTGGTGGTCTGCCCCCACCTAACTGCAAGTGCATAGAGCGGGGTGGCAGACCGAAAGCAGCAGCGGAATAGATATAGCATCGGTTCGGTGGGCAGCCATCCACGATCCGCGGTGGATTGAGAGCAGCAGCAGAGGAGAACCGTGGGACGTGGTCTTCCCTCGTCAGCCATAGTTTGATGAGTTTATCCCTTATTCCTTTGTAGCTGGGAAGGGGAGTGAATCCACCGATGGAGCCAACAGCAGAAGCTGGAGTATTTTAACTaggggggggtgggggagggGGTTAACACGTTGTTATCCTCTTGAAGGAGAGGAGATCCGAGCATGGAGTACAAACATGAAGGTCCCATTGGTCACCATCAGCCAAACATGCCAATAAATGCTGTGAGATGGACCTGATGTGACGACCGGCGTGGGGTGGGGGGCCAATCATACGGTAGGTTGGTCCTTTCAGGGTTGAGCGGAGCTTGAACTCTTCTGTTCTCCTATACTCGTAGGAACTCGTCGGAGGTATTTGGTATTTGCGCCACTGTCTATTGTCGTCTGGCACACCAAATGCTGATGGCCACTTTACTTATGAGGGGATTTGGCTGAATCGATTACTCTTTTGTCTTCATGACAACCGATCTCGTTCTGGAGCGAACGGCGACCACACGGAGTGCACGTCGATCATGATATCCATATCTTAGAAAGAGGCTCTCACGATAATTGCCCATCCATATCTTAGAATAGTGTGATGCTGCAGCAGCAAGGAAATAAACGACACTAAGAATAGTGATCAGGACGTCTCACTGCCATGATCAACCCTGACGGATTGTTCATACGTATACGTTTTCTTGGTCCTCCCTCGATAAACAACACTGGAACGCCAGAGCGAAGATGCCAACAGGCCTACCTctcaaccaaccaaccaaccaagtAGAATCGACTCTCGAGGAAGATGAGATGCGATGATACTTGTGTTCCATACGAGTTGCCCTTTTGGTCGCTCCCCCTAGCAAACAACGATCGCGTGATCGACCTCGATTCCATCTCGCAACCAATTAAAAGCTGCTGTTAGCAGATGTTTGCGGGATCAAAAACCTCAACTAAGCTCTGATCCTTGCAAATGAGTCGCATAAACTTTTAAGCCCCCATATCATCTCCGACTAAAAACAAATGCCATGTTGATCGACTCGAATGAAGTAAAAAAAACGTTGACTTCACCTAGTTTTTCTCCCCTTGCATATGGCTTTGGCTTTGAATGTATTAATTACATTGGAAATCCAATCTGTAGATATCTCTATCTATCTTTCTTTTCCAAGTTGTTATCGTTGGCACCCAATTCCATTACACTGAATCAAATCGATAAATCGAATTTTCTTATAACAGTCCAATGTCTAAACAAATTTCTGTCGTATAATCTCTTCACCCAAAGCTAGAAATGAATTTGTCGAGGAACTCTATAAGAACAGCTGCATCGTTCTTGGATAGAAAAGAATTTATTGCAACATCTCCACCAACAAAGCTTTGGTGCTGCAATTCCCACCATAACCAGCTCCAACCTGTCACAGTGAGGTAAGAGAAAATTCTCAAGGCAGATAAACCTTAATATACTATACTCAACTCTTAAAACCGGCACAAAGAAAGTTCATGAAAAAATTTTAGTTTTAAGAACTGAGATCAAACATGCGAAGCTGGCCAAAATACGATTCAGCAGCTTTTGATCTGCTTCATTACCTGATGCCTATACAAGCAACAAGCGACTGCGAATCAACGAAACAAGATACTCTCAAGTCTTTTTTTTGCTATATGCAATCTAGCCATGCGAAACCAGAAGAAAACAATAAGCATCTGAAACGAGGTGCACATATGTACATTTGCTGACTTAGAAGAGGTAACTGATGTGATCAGAAAAAGAATGGCCACAGAACTAGCATCGTTGTTCCATATCCCCATTCTGCTCCGTGGCACAATGGAGCTGTTGGAAGGCTTGAAGAACCCAAAGGCCCCAAACTATACAGGCAATGCAGCAGCAACTCTCGCACATATCAACTAATATAACTACCCCAGTAACCAAAAGGTTGCTGCTGCTTTTATACAAGACAGTACAAATGGTGCTTCTTCTTCTCCAGATTGGATAGTTGTTGCCACTATTGTGTATCTTCAGAATAAGTTTCCAAAATGAATTCACATGATACTTCTCCTTGAATATATAATCAGCGCTGATGCCATTGGAAAACTGGTCAGACCAGGCTCACAAGATGAGGCTGATGCACAACGAGTCAAATGGATACATGGGTGAGGGTGATAAACACACAAAGTTTGATGCCATGATACATGATCCTTGCAACCCCCAGCTCCGTAGCCATGCAACCCCGTCTATAGACACACAAGTGCATCTCTGGGGTTGTGGTTTTTTGCCAGGTTTGAACTATGGTGACCATAAAGACTAAAAAGGACAGATAAATGAGAGAGGCAAGAGCTGCAACATGATTAAGCACAAACTGAAGTTTTGCATTCCCTCTAGTCTGGAATAGTAATCAGCTATCTACTCAACCTAACCCACTATTACAATTCATACAATACTAAATGAGACATATTACATACTCTTTCCTGCTCAGCAACAGTAGTCGTTGAGAAACATTTTCCCACAAAATGGGTCACAGACACATCTATTATTCTAACAAGGAAGTAGAGAAGTTGAGCAATACTGAAGTCAACCAACAAGACAAGAACAGCTTCcaattttaggtttttttttttcttaatatttgtTTTTCTGACAAATCCATATGATGTATGCCAATCTTCTTGATCGCTGTGGAGTAATGCTCAGAAACCTTCTGGCAAAAGGTAAACTTTCCAGATCAGTTAGATGTAAAACTCCAATTGACGCAGATAAAGCTCATCAAACCAACATCTTCAATCTTTCAGATATCCTCGAAGCCTCCAAGCCAAGTCCGGAGCTGACTGCCTGCAATAACACGTTGGCCAAAGGTTAGATAAGAGGTCCCTCATGAATTGGTGATAAATCAAGGAAAAAATTTATGGCTGTCTTCTCTGCTCCACTCAACCGAACTATGCCCAAGTTAGAAGTGTGCTTCCCTTGAAGTTCCGATTTTGTTACAAGAACCATGCAACGATTTAATCTACTTTTTTTTTGCTTCTCATGCACATGTTTTAGCAAATCTTCACCCTTAATTTTGTCAAATAGAATTTCCAATTTCTTCTGAGAAATCCCTTGTTTTATTCATTAAATCTTTGCTTCAAGAAAAAGCCACTCTTGGTATAGATTAATTCATTATCACATTATCACGGGGTATTAGGATTTATCTGGTCTTAAATGCTTGAAAACACACACACAGGCACATGGATTCAACTGGCTTTGACATGCATATTGACCAATTTAGCTCAAAATTAAATTTAGTGTCATGCGGTGCTACAAAGATATATTCAGTAAAAGAAGTCCTTCCTATGAAACAAGTGCAGGAAGGAGCCAATGATTTAACCTCCCAAACGTGAATCCTTTAACCTTTGAATTACTTTTAAAAAAAACCATAGATTACTGTCTTGAAAACTAACATGTTTATAGCAATTAGATACTTGATAGTTCGATTCTACAGCTAACCAACAAAATTTACTAAAGCAATAGACGCCTTGAGAATGgcaaattcaaaattttcatcgTGCCAAAAGCATCATGATAGTGCAAATCCAAGATATATCTAAATTGCATGGTTTACCACAAAATTTACTATATTTGGCATTTGATATGCTAACTGTTAATCAAATCCTAAAATGTGGAGATGTTGCTTACTTGGGAATGTATTGTGTGGAAGATCTTTTCTCCCACAATGGAGAAGCTGGCATTAAGAACTTGTGCTCCTTCTTCCTCGAGAACACAGATGACCTCATGGAATGCAAACCGCTTGTCTATGCCACTTATCAGAACCACCTCCAAGTTCGAATCCTGGTGCCTCACTTGAATGACCGGCACCCTAAGTTCCATAGCCAATCCACTGCTAATGTCCTTGATTGTTTCTTTGATGCCTGTCCTTGAATCCTTTCCCCTGCTTCATCGTATCAATCCTTTCCCGAAGCTCTTTAATGTAAGATATTGCCTGATCAAAGTGATCTTGTTGACTCAACAAATCCTATAACACAAAAGATAGTTGAGTACGCAAAGTATAGTATGCACAAACATAATCATCCAAATGCTTATGTTATGTTTGAAGCTGCAGCATCATGCTGCATTTTCAAATGCTTATGTTATGTTTTACAGTTGCAACTACAGAGACAACTCAATGTTAATCTCCAATTCGCTAGATTGAAAGAAAAGCCTACCGACTGAGGACAGTGAATACAGGCATCCTGCTATAGCATCATCACTAAATCCATCCTCACTGAAAACATATCAATGTTAGGATCCCATGTTTTTTGGTTTAATGTGTGGAGAATCATCAGATATGGCATCTCCCTCGTAGCCTTTCTAGGTAATATATGTTTTCAGTGTTGGAAAAACATGGGACATCAGGATCCACACAAGAAAATTACAATTCATTTGGATTGTGGTATATTTTGTTCAAATAAAAATCAAGACAGAGACAGGTAGCTGATGGAAACTTTGATTACATCAGAGGGTTTGGTTTGCAGCcccctttttgttttcttttcagaATTTGATTTTAAGAAACAACCACTTTTAACTTGTAAAAACGAAGGCTTCGGTGGTGACCTTCCTAAATAAAAACCGGAGCTCATAAACTAGAGGAAAAGCAAAGAAAGAACAATCAGAAAAAGATAGAATCACCTGAGACAGCAAGTTCATGAGAAATAGGAAAGACATAGGAAAAAAGACCAATACCCTGCTTTTCTTATACTGGCAAGGTTGCGACGTGGGCTTAAATCAAGCGCAAAAGTTGAAAGCAACACTGTCGAGCATCAAAATCGCATTCAGCTTCACGAAATTGCCAGAGAAGATAGTTGTCAAGAGACACGAAGGCAGTAAAATTGGATACAAAGAGACTataggagaagaaaaaaaagaatgcgGTGTACCTTTGGGTTGGAGTAATATTCCTTTGGAATGAGAGAGGAGAGCTTCATACATAAGCTCTTCATGTGCatccttctgttcttctccacTGCCTTCCTCTCCGTCTTAGCAaccccaccgccgccgctgctcttcATCTCTCTTAAACCCACAAGTTTGGAGTAGTTAGCACAGAGAAAGGACCGAGGGACGGAAGAGGGACGAGGGAAGAGGAGCCCGTCACCGCTTTCAAGCTTAAATGCAACACCTGCTCTCCAACGGCTAATGGTCACGCCGCAGCAGGTACAAAAGAGGGTGCCTTATAGAACATCACCGACCTATCTGCCACCTACCTGCTGGCGTGGCCGGACACGGGGGAAAGTTAACCCAAGGTCCGCGGGGAGAGCGAAGAAACGCCTAAGCTGGCAAGAAACACACCTAGATATCTTTAGCATCCTAATCTTGGTGAAACCATTTGATccgttatttttaattttataaaattatctcgATCCTACCCTGTTCATATAACAAACAGAGGAGGGAATGAAAAATATCGGGAGAGAGAAAGAAGACAGACCAGTGTGGTGTGATCGAACGCATCGCTGTCGATATTTTCTTGCACGGAAAACAAAATAAAGCTACGCGACAACAAGTTGAGGAAcccagaaa
This Musa acuminata AAA Group cultivar baxijiao chromosome BXJ1-2, Cavendish_Baxijiao_AAA, whole genome shotgun sequence DNA region includes the following protein-coding sequences:
- the LOC135611168 gene encoding protein MIZU-KUSSEI 1-like, producing the protein MSPPSLPSGVSREKREVTTHHKGSPLCPSSSSSSSSSSSPHQYFTNHSILLLAFPVESLMRTINMGRSTSRDSSSSSSSSARKHFQWRIKKSPKEGAAERKEWDDQDEEKATLSSFTSSSYPYQEETAAVATGPKKKTSSAAETAVSRLRSVLAAATSLRRNRPTGLGARVTGTLYGHRRGHVHLAFQADSKSCPVVLVELATATSALVREMASGLVRIALECERKPSSSSGGGGGEKTAATTTTRLVEEPLWRAYINGKKCGYAVQRECGPGDWKVLRAVEPVSMGAGVIPGDGGDAGNTDKDVMYMRAKFERVVGSKDSEAFYMMNPDNNGGPELSVYLLRV